The Candidatus Krumholzibacteriia bacterium genomic sequence TCAAGCGGATCGGTCGCGACATCGCCGGCCCGTCACAGGATCACACCAGCCGCCTGCGCATCGAATGCACCGACGACCACGCCCACCCGCGCGCAGCTCGCCTTCGCCGCCCTCCGCGACGGACGCCGCGGACGGACGCCGTGACGAGGCCACTCGATGGCTGGACGAGGCCGAACCGCTCGTCCCCGAACACCTGACGCGGGCGACGCCGTGGCGTGACGACCTGCGGGCGGCGCGGGGAGAGCTGGGGCGCTGACCGTCACGGGGCAGGTGGGGACGTTCCGCGTCGGGAGCGGGAGCCGTGCCGAGGGAAGGGCAGGGGACGGCGCCGGTGTGATCGCGGCCCTGGCCGCGTTCGCACGGAGAGGGAGCTGTCGCAGCATCGAGAGGCAGAACGCCGCCGTTGACCTAATCGCCGGAGTGTCCCGCACGGCGAAAGCACACGACCTCGAGACCGGCATCACGGGATTCGTCGACGCCGAGGACGTAGACGAGGTCCTCGAACCAGGCCACTCCCCGGATCGTCCAGACGCCGTCCGGCAACCGGAGGGATTCCCGGTGCGCGATCGCGCCGGTGGGTGCATCGAGGACCCACCAGGCGACCCGGTCGAGCGCGGCCACGCCACGACCGAGGCTTCGACTCGTGGTGACGAGAAGCTCCTGCGGGCGTCCGCGCGCCGAGATTCCGGCAATGACGCGATAGGTCTCGACGACCTCGGGAACGAGGTCGGGGTTGATCTCTCGGAGCTTCTCGTAGCTCTCCAGGTTCTGTTCGATCAGGTCCGCACTCTTCCGGACGGTGGTCGTCGGCATCTCGACCCTGTACCGCTCGGTGCCGTCTGGCTCGATGGCCCGCACGACGGCGGCGTCGTAGTCGTCGTTCAGGTACGCGACTCCGTCCTCGTCGAGATCCCAGACCCAGGTCGTCAATCCGTCGATGGGACTGTCGTCGAGCGCGTCGTCCTCGGCGAGGATCGTTCGTGATCCATCCTGCACGTCGTAGACGACGAGCCGCGCACGGCGTCGGCGGAGCTCGGATCGCTCCTGCCAGGTGCGGTGCGTAGCAACGTACTGTCCGGCGATCCGCGCCGAGACACCGGCGGCGAATCCTGCGCCTTCGAAGGTGGCCTCGAGCGACTCGGTCACGCGAAACGGCGGATCGATCGGCGAGCGAACCACACATCGCGCGGGCGGCATGCCCTGCAAGACGACGAGTGCGTCTCCTGTCGGATCCACATCAGCATCGACTGCCATGGGCACGTGTCCCGGAGCCTCCCCTCGGACTTCCACGGTCGAGACCCGCGTGGCGTCGTCCGAGATGAATGTGATGGCCGACAGTTGCGAGTCGAAGCCGATCACACCGTCGCGGGTCGCCGCGAACCGTCCGAAGCTTCCGATCACGACACCACCGCGGACCTCACCGGAGCGCCAGGCCACCTGGGCGGGGACCTCCTTCGTCGGAATCGCGTCGGCCGTGACCGTCGTCGTCGACATCGAGCAGGCGAACAGTACGACGAGGAACGGTCGCATCATCGGGTTTCCTCCTGGCGCCTCGGGGACTTCACGGCGGGTCATGCCGGGTCACACGACGTATTCCTCGCAGATGGTGGTTGCCGACACAAAGCTACCATCCGCATCGTAGGTGATGAACCGAAACGCATGCCCCGTCGAACAAGGCTCGTAATCGATGGACTCCCTCGTGGTGTGCTCCCCCGTTGTCGGGGCGCTCGCGCCCTTTGCGGTTGCGTGACACCTGGGGATGTTCCGCTCCGGGAGCCGCGCACTTCCGCGGGGGAAGCCGGAGGCTTCCGCGCGCAAGCACTCGATTCCCGGAACTGCAAGCCGTCGGTAGAGCCGTCACCGGGATCGACGCCGACGGGAATACCACGAGGCGGGTTCGGTGTCGGCTTGGCCGCAGCAGCCCCGGTGCCGTACCGTGACCGCGCCATCGGCAACACTCCTGGCCCCGGAATCGACCCCCCGAGATGCGAGCCCCGTGACCCCGTCCGACTTCGAACCCGGCTACCGCCCCACCCTTCGCACCCCGGAGGCCCGCGTCGGTGTCCGCCCCGGCCGTCTGCGCATCGAGCGTTCCGACGACCACGCCGTGGAGTTCGACGAGGAAGGCCGGCTCGTGCGCACCGAGCACGAGGGCACCAGCCTGCGCACCACGCTCGACCTGCGGCTGATCCCCTCGCGCGTGCACGGCCACGGGCCGCGCCGCCGCCTCGAGCGCGACCTTCCGGTGATCGACGACCTCGACTGTGTCGCCGCTGCTCACGCAGAGGCGCACGAGGTGCTGCACGCCGCTGGAACCATCGACGACGACGCCACCCGCGCGTGGCTCGAACGCATCGCCCGTTGGAACGCTGACACCCTGGCCGCCGACCGCGCGCGTCTGCAACGAATCTACCGTCCGATCCCGGTGCTCCCGCCCGACCAGTACGCCTCGCTGGTCGTGCAACTGACCGAGGGCTGCCCCTGGGATCGATGCACGTTCTGCGATTTCTATCGAGGTGTGCGCCATCGCATCCGCAGCCACGACGAGGTCGCCGCGCACGTCGACGCGCTGCTCGCCCACCTCGGCCGCAGCCTCGACCGCTGCCGGCGCGTGTTCCTGGGTCAGGCGAACGCCCTGCTGATCCCGCCTCCCACACTCCACGATCGCCTCGCGCTGCTGCGCGATCGCCTCCCGTCCTCGCTGTACGAGTTCTACTCCTTCGTCGACGCGTTCCATCGCATCCCGACGGCCGAGGACCTCGCGCCCCTGCGCGACGCCGGCCTGCGGCGGGTGTACGTCGGGGTGGAGAGCGGCAGCGAGACTGTCCTCGAACAGCTGGGCAAGCCGATGGACACCGACGCCGTGGTCGCGCTCGTCGAGGCCTTCCACGGCGCGGGGATCGGGATCGGCGTGA encodes the following:
- a CDS encoding radical SAM protein, producing the protein MTPSDFEPGYRPTLRTPEARVGVRPGRLRIERSDDHAVEFDEEGRLVRTEHEGTSLRTTLDLRLIPSRVHGHGPRRRLERDLPVIDDLDCVAAAHAEAHEVLHAAGTIDDDATRAWLERIARWNADTLAADRARLQRIYRPIPVLPPDQYASLVVQLTEGCPWDRCTFCDFYRGVRHRIRSHDEVAAHVDALLAHLGRSLDRCRRVFLGQANALLIPPPTLHDRLALLRDRLPSSLYEFYSFVDAFHRIPTAEDLAPLRDAGLRRVYVGVESGSETVLEQLGKPMDTDAVVALVEAFHGAGIGIGVILLVGAGGPRLADEHRRATRDLVGRLGLGRGDQVYLSRLVVHEGSEYQERARAEGLGTFTPAELAAEEDELRRTLGFVRDHGAVIASYDLGRIAAWSPRSE